In Setaria italica strain Yugu1 chromosome IX, Setaria_italica_v2.0, whole genome shotgun sequence, the genomic stretch GACCGTGGAGCAACGGTAGTATTGAACACTGAAGATTCCACCATTACATGCTCTTGTCGGATGTTTGAATCCATAGGTATGTGTACTATTTACATTTAGATTTATACACTGTAAGCTGTATGTAATATATGTAGTAATTGGCAACTATATCTTACAGGTCTATTGTGCAAGCATGCTCTCAGAGTCTTCAATACAAATAGAGTATACAATTTGCCATCGCAATATATATTGCCTAGATGGACAAAATACGTGAAAACTGGATTTTATattgagaaaaaaagaactgaGAAAGGAGATTTGAAGACACAGGCAGCACTTATATCTCGACAGGCCACATCTCTTGCACTGAAGTGTTCGCCATCACAAGAACTGCTTGATAAATTGCAGAAAGCCATACATAACTTGAACCTGGAAGCGGATACTTATCTAAGTGAGATGCATGAAAAATCCAACGAGGTTCCTCCAATTCCAAATGAAAGTGTCCAGCAACCATTAAATGGTGTGATATCATTTAGAATTCCTGAAGTAATAAAAGGACCAAAGAATACACGTTTCAAAAATGTTGTTGAAAAGAAgtcaggaaagaagaagaagaagggtggtCAGAAAAAAGGTACTCACCTGGCCACTACCTTTTGCTTATGTCTATAATGTTTTAAATATTGtattatcatatatatatatatattcattgTAGGTGAAGATCAGGGAAATAATGATGTCCAAACAAGAGATGAACATGCTGAAACAAACCAATTAACTGTAAGACATTTACCTATTTTCCAAAAATTTCCCTTACAAACATGATTTTTGAACTCTTTCTTATTCTATGACAGGATTTTAATGTTGGGCCATCTTCAGCCATGGATGCTCCTTTTGTGCAAGCTGGATACGCTATCTCCACAATGCCACAATTCAATTTACTTGTTGATCCTTCTACAATGGTTGCTCCATACATACCAGGAGGATACACAAATCTCTTAATGGGAGTTGATCAAGATGCTACACTGCAAACTGCTGTCAGAAAGTTACATTTTGATGGAGTGCAAGAAAAATGAATCTATGTAACATTGTTGCTTTGCTGTTAGAAAGTCTCTTTTGGTCTCCTTTGAATCTATGTAACTTTGTTGCTTTGCTGTTAGAAAGTCTCTTTTGCTCTGAATAGGAGCTTTTTAGAACAATGCATTCAGAGAAACAATGAGATTCTTAAGACATCCATTCCACTGCTGATTTCAAAACATCCAAATATATTTCAGATAAAAATCACATTTTACAAGTATCAATGAACTCTTTATTGATACATCCTTCAACAGCATAAATGAAAGGCACCAAATTGTTCATAGTTCCTGTCAAACTGCTATTGTCTCAAAAAAAAGATCAACTCTAAACTGATACAATTGTTTACACGGATTCAACTCTTTCCTATCAAAAAATCTTGTTCACCATCCTATCTTCCGGATGCCTTGCTTCTTGCCGAAATAAGCCATAAACCCATGTAGTCTACTGATGCTCCCCCAGAAGGCCAGAAACATCTTGTAGTGATGCTGGGCAGCCATACTGCAGCATTTTTGAAGGGAGCCATGCTTCACGCCTTCACTGTATTTTCCCTTCACTGTAATTCTGTAAAACAGTCATGATTCATGGAAAAATCATTTGGGAAATCCGGATCAAACAGGgacattacacatcatcataTTGTTCCAGCAAAAAACTAATAACAGTCATACTGCAGCACATTCAGAGTTGCTACAAATCGTATATTCAAAGGAGTACGGCATCTCATCTTCTAGTTACTGCAAAACATGAATCAAAGACAAATTTCAGACCCAATTTTTCTTCAGATCTGGAAAAAATTCAGATCTACATTCAGACTAAATTCCCAATGCCACGTACCTGGCAAAAGCACGGCATCGGACGGCGACGACGTAGGCCAGCAGACTGTCGCAGAGGGCACCCGGGTATAAGGTCCAGGCGGCGGCGAATCGATGGCATAGGCAGCGGGCGAATCGACGGCATAggcggcgccgggcacggctGCCGGTACACAGCAAGGGTGCTCGGGGAAGAGGCGCGGCCACGGCGTAGCCAGCACCGGGCGCGGCTAGATCCAGATGGCGGCCATGGCGCTCGGGGAAGAGGCACGGCCAGGTCGGACGGCGGCGCAGGTCGCacgcgaggtggcggcggcatcgTAGGAGAGAGTCGCGATGTGGACAAACGCGGACTCTTCCCCGATGGAAAGAGAAGCCAAGCCGACGGAAAGAGAAGCCAAGCCGGGACGTCCTCGATGCTGAACGAGCCGCTAACTCCACGGACGGCCACGCTCGATTCCAGGACCGTCTGATGCAGCGCGTCTCCATGCGTCCTTCATCCAGGGAGGGAGCTCATGGTGGACGCAATGAGCCCAGGGTCCATCCAATTTTTTTCCTGAATATACTGATTTGTTCTGAATTCAGCTCCATGTGGGGCCCATTTGACCCAAGCGTTGACTGATTGGAGTTAGCTCGATGATGGTCTTCCTTGATCacaaatactccctctgtttttctTACATATCACAATagatttgttttaaatcaaatttaatcaaatttataggaaaataaaatagagAAACTTCTTAACATGTTCTTAAACAACCAAGAGCTTTTTAATAGTTCTTGAAGATTATCTTCCTATTACACATTGGATTCTCCTTTTTGAATTCtctacatgaaaaaaaaaatagatcaacCTAAGAGGAGCTATACGAtttttttattaagaagaagaaataggtaTCCAAATTCGAGTTAGATGGGACTCAAACCTAGGTGATTAGAGTGCACAACCATATCTCCCACCCTAACCAGTTGAGCTAGGCTCACTTCCTAAATTCTCTACATGAAGCCACCTAAGATTCTATGTGGACACTCTAAAAATAGAGAGAACTTTTAGAAATTCTCTTAAAAAGCAAATCATATCAattcggtagactcaaatcatcatagccatttaATCTATTATACTTTTAAAAAACTttccacctctgccattatgaaaatagcttaaagtaactccctaaatctatatctaaattactaaCTTCTGCCATTGTATAAACTAAATTAAAGTAatccctaatcttcatctaaattacccacctatgccattataaaaaatttaaaataattctctaaatttgcatctaactaacccacatatgccattattaaaaataatacgAGGTGaccctaaatttgaatccaaatcagcTTCGTGAAAATGTACCCTAGTataccaatatatgattctaagttgtctatttcttacactattggtatagaaaaaataataaactGTTGGTATAGAATATAATAATTAAGCTATAAATATATAAAGGAATTTCCATATTAACAATATAGCTCAAATTTAggatccattaaacaaattcaagcgtatacctacgatgcaaagtagaaaaaagattataaatgcagatgaaaatgttatagagtaattactaactaaatttCATCACAATCTGATGAAGATAACaagtatatatatctatatatgaATTGTAttagaatatttaacaaatgagagagcTCAAGGTATTTTGATTGTTAGTTATGTGACCTATTTTGTTTTTCAATCAGAGACTCCGCATCATTTCATTAGACGCTCTAGGAAAAAACTAAATCAtagaaattttcaaaaaagttaaaaaatcCTATAGACCCTACTAATCAATAGACATTGGTCTATTATGTTTCTAAAatattacccaccactatcatacATTATGAACATATTCTAAAGTAAACTCCTAAACCTATATCCAAATTGCACAtctctaccattataaaaataatctaaaatagccccataatcttcatctaaattagccgtacatgtcattataaaaaataacttaaaattcCCTTGTAAATTTGTATATAAATTACCCATGTGtattgttattaaaaataacttaaagtaaacacctaaatcttaatttaattatcttcatgtACATTATTTAGAAATTTCCAAAAGTAAACCAGTATCTGATTCTAATTTACCTATTtctgtcattgttaatatataaATAGTAAGTTAAGATATATATGCATGATATCACCGTATCGACCATTTGTATATGTATGGGAGGAagcgatgaaaaatattgatttttatgttaaacacaatgtatgATGTTGCGACGCAAAGTGAAAAATGTACGagtatggatgaaaaagtatatagaataattataaatttttgaataatttattagccgtgcgggagcacgggttgatgaacTAGTTACTAAATAGCCGatgatttattttcttgttgctACTAATTCGTTTTCACCTTTAAAAAAGAAGTTTTTAACTAAACTACAGAACCTTCGGCCActtgaaaaatatgaaacagaGAAACTGCCTGGAAAACCTCCGATCCGACGGGCAGGTCAGAGTTGGTAGGCTCTGACTTACAGGATAAACAGCTGCTTGTCTGTAATTGCCATGTGGATCTTAACAGCAGAACTGATCGATCACGTAAGATCGAAGAATTCAGCACAGCGATCGACCCTAGAAACCGGAGTTGCAAAACTTGAATTGGACATCGCAAACAGACGGTGTCTGCCGGCTTCGTTGATGATGATGCCCATATTCCAGTTCTAGGCTTCTAGCTACGAAAGAGACGGGCTCCTGAAAGGTCAAGACTTGAGAGAGAGAATAGGTTATTCAACTTTGTCAGCTGGTTGCTCATTTGGGAAATTCCCTGGAAGTGGTGGTTCAAGGCATCCGCCCCAACTTCCAACGGGCTTTATGCCCTAGATATCCGTAGGGGCGTAGGGTAGGGCAAGCAAAGGAAAAGTACTATGACAAGGTTACCGATTGGCTAACTGCTTCCATGTAAACTTTCTTGAGTTCTTCTGaccagctagctagctgcaaACTTCCTAAACTAGTTTAGTACCTgttacattggatgtttggatactaattagaagtattaaatatagtctttacaaaattaattgcacagatggagtttaattcgcgagatgaatctattaagcctaattagtccatgatttgacaatgtggtgctacagtgaccatttgctaattatggattaattaggcataatagattcgtctcgcgaattagtataggggttctgcagttagttttataattagctcatatttagtcctcctaattagcgtccaaacatccgatgtgacccttaTTTTTATACCTCGCATCCAAACATCACCTTATATTAATTGCTAAGGTTTACAACTTTACATATATGATGTCAAAATTATgacctgtttggatacacagtgctaaagtttagcaccctcaaatggaaggctaaattttagcacattgGGGTATTTGGAtggtgtgctaaactttagcacctttaATGCCAAATGACAACAATGCCCCTCCTTCCCTCATGGAAGCACTACCCTTTCCCTGCGCTACTCTCTCTGCCACgcctgcctctctctctctcacctccCCCGTCCCACCCAACAGCTCTCATCCCTCGCCATGGACGCAGTCATCAAGGCGTCGGATCCGGCCGCCTGAGCCGCTCATATGGCCGTGGCGCCGCCCATGCCAGCCGCATTCCGTTGCCCAATCTCCCTGGAGGTGATGCGGTCACCGATCAGCCTCCCCACCAGCGCCACGTACGACCGCGCCTCCATGCAGTGGTGGCTCGATTCCGGCCACCGCACCTGCCCCGCCACGCGGCTGCCGCTAGCGTCGACGGACCTGGTCCCGAACCTGCTCCTGCGCTGCCTCATCCACCTGCACGCGGTCACACTACCGCCTTCGCCATCACCCGAGCAGGTGCTGTCGCAGCTCGCggccgcggacggcggcgcggagaaGGTCGTGCGCTCGCTCATGGCCAAGATCGCGCCGGAGAAGGGGAAGCGGGCGTCCGTCgcgtccgccgtcgccgtggaCCTCGATTCCGCGGTGCCGGCGCTCCTCTTCTTCGCGAAGGGCGGGGCGAGCGCCGACGCGCGCGTGGACTCCGTGAGGATCCTGGCTCCCTTGCCGTgaactccaccaccaccgcccaggGGTCCATCTCCACCTCCAACCCCACCGCCCAGGGGTAGCCCACATTCGCCACCTCCGAAGGGTGGACCGTGGGCAGGAGGGAAGGACCTGCGGGCGGGGATGGCCGGCGGCAGGAGATGGCCAGCGGGAGGACCTGCGGGCAAATGAGATgcgggagggagaagaggggcagcgaagaagagagagaaagagggggCAACGGTGGACTAAAGTGCACAAGGGACAGCGGGTTTAGcaaagtttaacaccccttgggtgtgctaaagaaaatggagtgctaaagtttagcacaacACTTTTAGCAcacatgtttggatgcacaacaCTTTTAGCACACATGTTTGAATGCTCAAGTACTAAAAGTGTGCTAAAATtgcagtgctaaactttaacactgtGTATCCAAACGGAGCCTTAGGGCCTGTTTAGATCCAAGGGCTAATTTTTAGCTCTGCACTTTTAGCCCAAAAattagctcttgggatccaaacatgTAGGCTAAAAGTGTAGAATAGCTAAAATtttggagctaaaatttagcccccaaAGAGGCCCTAAAAGGAGCTAAAAGTGAACCTGGACACCCCATACCCCTCCCCTCGCACACGACCCTAGGCACGCCCCTGCCTGTCGCCCTATCCTCCCCCGCACCTGCCCCTCACCCTCATCCGCACCTCTATCCTCCCcgcactccctccctccctccccgcgtgCTCCTCCCggccctgcctcctccgcccgccgccgccggcgccgcgtcgtCAGCCCCACCACCTCTGCTCTGCCCCACGGAGCCACCGCcacttcctccgcctccgcatCTTTCCATCGCCCTCATCCGCCACTCTCTCCTCCCCCgcactctctccctccctccccgcgtgCTCCTCCCGTCCCCGCCTCCTCGCCCGCNNNNNNNNNNNNNNNNNNNNNNNNNNNNNNNNNNNNNNNNNNNNNNNNNNNNNNNNNNNNNNNNNNNNNNNNNNNNNNNNNNNNNNNNNNNNNNNNNNNNCCTCGCCGACCCCGCCATCTGTGCTCGGgcccacggcgccgccgccatctcctccgcctccgcaccTGCCTGTCGCCCTCATCCGCATCTCCCTCCTCCACGCAGGCCGCCGCCAGCTCTCGCACACCCCTCGCGCCGCCCCGCTTGCCAgatctccaccgcctccgcccgtcTCGCCCGATTCCCCCCACCTCCCCTTCTTCtcacatcgccgccgccaccaccctctcccacatcgccgccgctgcccctctCGACGCCACATTCGCCAGATCTACATCGCATCCGCCCCTATCGCTCGACTCCCTCTGCCTCCCCTGCCTCTGACACGCTCCCGCATCGCCGGCGCCACCCCTCTGTGCTGAgttcaccgccgccgcacctctcGCCAGACCTACATCCCGTCCCCTTCCCTTCGCCACACCAGTCGCCGGAGCACCTCAACCGCCTACATCCGCGCGCTGCCGATGGACGGATTCGGCGACGACGGCACCAGGGACTTCTTCAGCGGCAACTTCGACCTCTTCCCCGGCGACGGCAGCCAGTATCCAGGGTCGGGATCCGTCAGTGGTCCCCGCATTGGCATTGAGGCGCTGGACCTCAACTCGCAGGCGAACGACTGGTTGTCGATGGCGGCGTATCAGGGGATCCTGCAATCCGGCGCACTGGCGGCGCGGAGAGCACGGGGCCTCATCACTCTCAACCGCGCGGTGGCAGAAGAGGTACCTCTCGCACACTCGGTTTACGCAGTGCTCGGAGCTGTGGCGGAGCCGTAGGAGGCCACGGCGAATGGTCGTCGTCCAGTCGTGGCCGCCGCGGTCGGTTGCCACCGGTTGCCGCCACCGGTCGTGGTATGCGTGGACCTTCCTCGGCGGCGCCTGGTCC encodes the following:
- the LOC101771099 gene encoding U-box domain-containing protein 8-like, with product MAVAPPMPAAFRCPISLEVMRSPISLPTSATYDRASMQWWLDSGHRTCPATRLPLASTDLVPNLLLRCLIHLHAVTLPPSPSPEQVLSQLAAADGGAEKVVRSLMAKIAPEKGKRASVASAVAVDLDSAVPALLFFAKGGASADARVDSVRILAPLP